One Solanum lycopersicum chromosome 2, SLM_r2.1 genomic region harbors:
- the LOC101243956 gene encoding cyclic dof factor 1, with the protein MTDPAIKLFGRTIQLPDIPDSSGAQGDDSLPGDNNGEEDEEADKDDFGGNLDDDEEEMEILTGKELQDQNSEPTKTDSIKELPVDNDCSTRPSKSEEEQGEASNSQEKILKKPDKIIPCPRCNSMETKFCYFNNYNVNQPRHFCKSCQRYWTAGGTMRNVPVGAGRRKNKNSIPHYRQISVSETLSNAQTDYPNGIQQPILAFGSPTPLCESMASVLNIADKTMHNCSQNGFHKPQEPGVPVSYVVGDNGDDHSRRSSVTSANSEDEVNKTVPDLLKKNCHNFPPYMTYYPGAPWPYPCSPVPWNSAIPPPGYCPPGFPMPFYPAASYWGYTVAGSWNVPWMSPATVSLIQTPTTSGPISPALGKHSRDENIQKPLSSMEEPSNESNPEKCLWVPKTLRIDDPGEAAKSSIWATLGIKHDTVDSVGGSPFSAFQPKNDDNNRVSENSTVLQANPAALSRSVNFNESL; encoded by the exons ATGACAGACCCCGCAATTAAACTCTTCGGCAGGACAATTCAGTTGCCGGATATTCCGGATTCTTCTGGAGCTCAGGGAGATGATTCTTTGCCGGGAGACAATAACGGAGAAGAAGACGAAGAAGCTGATAAG GATGACTTTGGAGGAAACCTGGATGATGACGAGGAAGAGATGGAAATTTTGACTGGCAAGGAGTTGCAGGATCAGAATTCAGAACCAACTAAAACTGATAGTATAAAGGAGCTGCCTGTTGATAACGACTGTTCAACAAGACCTTCAAAAAGTGAAGAAGAGCAAGGAGAAGCAAGTAATTCGCAAGAGAAAATCCTCAAAAAGCCAGACAAGATAATTCCATGTCCTCGGTGCAACAGCATGGAAAccaaattttgttatttcaacAATTACAATGTGAACCAGCCTAGACACTTCTGCAAGAGTTGCCAGAGATATTGGACAGCTGGTGGGACCATGAGGAATGTGCCTGTAGGTGCTGGTCGTCGGAAAAACAAGAACTCTATTCCACATTACCGTCAAATATCTGTCTCTGAAACACTTTCGAATGCACAAACAGATTATCCAAATGGAATACAACAGCCTATTCTTGCATTTGGCTCCCCTACACCTCTCTGTGAATCAATGGCTTCAGTTTTGAATATTGCTGACAAAACAATGCATAATTGCTCACAAAATGGGTTCCACAAACCACAGGAGCCCGGGGTTCCAGTTAGTTACGTAGTTGGAGATAATGGAGATGACCATTCCAGAAGATCCTCAGTGACTTCTGCAAATTCAGAGGATGAGGTTAACAAAACTGTACCAGACCTGTTAAAGAAGAACTGCCATAACTTTCCACCTTACATGACTTACTATCCCGGGGCTCCTTGGCCATATCCGTGCAGTCCTGTCCCGTGGAACTCTGCAATCCCTCCTCCTGGTTATTGCCCTCCTGGTTTTCCTATGCCGTTTTACCCTGCAGCTTCTTATTGGGGTTATACTGTAGCAGGTTCTTGGAATGTTCCTTGGATGTCCCCAGCTACTGTTTCCCTAATCCAAACACCTACGACTTCTGGTCCTATTTCTCCCGCTCTGGGGAAACACTCAAGGGATGAAAACATACAAAAACCGCTGAGTAGCATGGAAGAACCTTCAAACGAGAGTAATCCTGAGAAGTGCCTCTGGGTCCCAAAAACTCTGCGAATTGATGATCCAGGAGAGGCTGCAAAGAGTTCTATATGGGCGACATTGGGAATAAAACATGATACCGTTGATTCAGTTGGTGGAAGTCCTTTCAGTGCTTTTCAGCCGAAAAATGATGACAACAATAGGGTTTCAGAAAACTCTACTGTATTACAAGCAAACCCAGCTGCATTGTCTCGGTCAGTAAATTTCAATGAGAGCTTATAA